A stretch of DNA from Juglans microcarpa x Juglans regia isolate MS1-56 chromosome 5D, Jm3101_v1.0, whole genome shotgun sequence:
AAAGACACAAGAGGATGCTGATTAATACCTACGAAAGCAGAAAGACTTCAAGGAAATTCCACACACATTTCGGAGCCTAGCAATTATTGAGTACCTTTTTCACCAACGGCACCTACCGTATTCGGaacctaaaaaaccctaaacatGGATTTTTGTCCATGATTtcgaaaatgatgaatataactCAAAACATTGATTCGGTAAGAGAGATGAAGTGTGTGTATTTACCAGTAATAAGGAGTGTGATCAAAATCAGAAATGTCCAAACTGCTTCGTATGGACTCTGCGGTACTCATTGCTCGCTCTTCAGCTCTCGCTCTCTGTCCCTAAACAAACACCCCACACCATATTCATACAGCAATGCTCGCCATGATTTCCTTTccggactttttttttttttttttttccgtttttggttatttttttcctcGAAGTAAGCCCGAAGaggaaacgacgccgttttgtcTTCTCGAAATGCATTGCACATCACAAATTCGTAGGcctaaagtttttaaattcGTAGGCCTaaagttttttacttttttttttacacgcGCATCGTTCGGACTCATCCTAAAACGAAACGCCCATACTCCAAAACAATGAATATGGACCCTGGAAACCCCACGAACCACTTCCACATGACCGCCGAGCCACCGCCGGCGCGGCGGAGCGTCTGCGTGAGGTGCGCTCGACCCACCCCAGTCTGCCTCTGCGAGAGGCTACCGGCCCAGCCAATCACAACCAGGACCCAAATCGTCATCGTCCACCACCCCCACGAGGCCGACCACAAGCTGTCCACTGTGCCGGTTCTGACCAAATGCCTCCTCAACTCCACCACAATCATCACCCGCCGCCTCCGCCAAGGCCTCTCCCCTCTCCTCGACCAATTCCCTCCCGCCATCTACCTCTTCCCCCCCACCAACCCTTCCTCGCCCGCCGTCACCCTATCCTCCCTCATACGAGATAATACCCCTCCGGTCTTGATCGTCTTCGATGCGACCTGGAAGCACGCCAAGGAGATGGTGAGCGCGAGCGAGGGTTTCCTGTCGAAGTTTGCAACTAGGGTTTGTTTGGACTACGATGAGAGTGTGAGCGGCGGGAGTATATACGACTCGGAGTTGATTCTGAGGAAGGAGCCGTACGGCGGGTGCGTGAGCACCATGGAGGCGGTGGCGAGGGCCCTGAGGGTTCTTGAGCCCAATGGGACAGAGATAGAGCGGACATTGATAGAGGTTCTGAGAGAGATGGTGAGATTGCAGGCTCGTTACTTGAAGCCCATGAAGCCCAGGCCCAAGTTGTTGAAGAAGGGTAAGGAGAAGGACTCGATGGAAAACAGCAAGGGTTCGGAGCCGTCTATATCCACTAGGACCACTATAGACGTAAAATCAATCTTTACGAATTCCTAACTATATGGACATGAAATGTCTGTTCACTCCCTCCAAACGTGTTTTCGAATATGTACTGAATATTTCTTAGGttaatgattaatctccaaaatttcaaaaaataaataatttttgttttgcaggAAAAATGAACCTCAAAACTATTGACTTTATCgatcaacttataaataaatctacGTTGCGTAGGGACCGTGAAGTAGTGTCCACATGCCCAAATTTATTGTTCGGGCcccatgatttattttttattttttattttttttgtggataTCAGATATGAGTTGTAAACATATGTTACACTGTTCATTGATTTGATAACTTTGTTACTTCTCTTCTCAAGTGTCTAGGGAGAGACTCTGGACCATATCTTATAATAGGGTCAAGCAAAATTGTAGATACAATACCACAAGGCACATGATCTGTTCATTTAGTGCTGTTAAAGCTGCCTACTAACtcagagtaattttatatataattatgaagtgCATAAATGatacgtaattattttgaaaaataatagaatttattattaaaaaattaatttttttaagtgagtctctatattttatttaattttttcaaaatgttacGCAATAGTtatacaatttacaattataaatatatatatttttaattattttaggtTATGTTTTTTGAGTggcattcttttttaattttttgagatagTGGTTTTGTAGTGGAATTATGACATAGTGTCACGTGAGATACACGTGCCGCTGCACAAGGTGAATATTCTGCCACCTCGCACAATACTAATGGAATAAACggcttttgaattttttagatGTGACTAGTCCCCTCTCTCCAACAGTACGACGTATCCCCCATGGACATACACAACTACGTGTAGCACAGACCAATTCATTGTGGCTTTTGGCCGCAGTATCACGATCAAGATTTCAGACTCTATCAAAATCACTTCAACGGCTCTCTCTTGTGGATAATGGATGGAGGTTAACTCATTgactggatatatatatatatatatatatatataatatgcttatttAAAGGGTAAAAAAAGGTCCAACATGCCTGCCAGGTGCCCAACCCCATCACCTAGCACTTCCTTATTGTGAAGGA
This window harbors:
- the LOC121265122 gene encoding tRNA-uridine aminocarboxypropyltransferase 2: MNMDPGNPTNHFHMTAEPPPARRSVCVRCARPTPVCLCERLPAQPITTRTQIVIVHHPHEADHKLSTVPVLTKCLLNSTTIITRRLRQGLSPLLDQFPPAIYLFPPTNPSSPAVTLSSLIRDNTPPVLIVFDATWKHAKEMVSASEGFLSKFATRVCLDYDESVSGGSIYDSELILRKEPYGGCVSTMEAVARALRVLEPNGTEIERTLIEVLREMVRLQARYLKPMKPRPKLLKKGKEKDSMENSKGSEPSISTRTTIDVKSIFTNS